In a single window of the Olivibacter sp. SDN3 genome:
- a CDS encoding carboxypeptidase-like regulatory domain-containing protein — protein sequence MLNLHHILLGFILLAVSAYAHGQTIKGTVIDEHTGETIPYATLLIEGKNVRTIASREGMFILTIDTSNHVDEVKFRSLGYEEKTFNLKQLISTPANIVKLNPVSFKMDTVSIAIGKQRFEKLGYTKVGNKRTGWGDFASSKGRIRGVLIENPKEPTKIKSFHFRIIDNDWDSVAFRVNFQVVKEQKPDSSILSEDIIIHTDKKRKWVTLDLDKYNLSIDKELIAVLEWVDAWGTFGEYSNVLTLSLSDESGYVYSKEAKEESITFEKAAHTPAMFFVVYAKD from the coding sequence ATGCTAAACCTTCACCATATATTATTAGGGTTCATATTATTAGCCGTAAGTGCATATGCACACGGGCAGACCATTAAGGGGACAGTTATTGATGAGCATACCGGAGAAACAATACCCTATGCAACCTTATTGATTGAAGGAAAGAATGTTAGAACGATAGCATCTAGGGAAGGAATGTTTATACTGACAATTGACACCTCCAATCATGTTGATGAGGTGAAGTTCCGCTCACTGGGCTATGAAGAGAAAACATTCAACCTGAAACAATTGATTTCCACTCCAGCTAATATAGTGAAGCTCAACCCGGTTTCTTTTAAGATGGATACGGTAAGTATTGCTATTGGTAAGCAAAGATTTGAAAAACTAGGATATACTAAGGTGGGTAATAAAAGGACAGGCTGGGGAGATTTTGCAAGTAGTAAAGGAAGGATAAGAGGTGTATTAATAGAAAATCCTAAAGAACCTACAAAAATTAAATCCTTTCACTTTAGGATTATCGATAATGATTGGGATAGCGTAGCTTTTCGTGTAAACTTTCAAGTTGTTAAAGAGCAAAAACCAGACAGCTCCATTTTAAGTGAAGATATTATTATTCACACCGATAAAAAGAGAAAATGGGTAACACTTGATTTGGATAAGTATAACTTAAGCATCGATAAAGAATTGATTGCTGTATTAGAGTGGGTAGATGCTTGGGGAACATTTGGTGAATACAGTAACGTGTTAACCTTATCTTTGAGTGACGAGAGCGGTTATGTTTATAGCAAAGAAGCCAAAGAAGAAAGCATTACGTTTGAAAAAGCCGCTCATACTCCCGCTATGTTCTTCGTAGTTTATGCAAAAGATTGA
- a CDS encoding SIR2 family protein, whose protein sequence is MPEYVLLVGNDINNISPGKSWNELLEDIKAHFNVGYIQNEDKPFPMLYEEIFLGAVENGSVTEEKNLKTFIAENVSKIISNEFHEEIRQLPVSHIMTTNYEFAIEGIVPENNNSIVKETTYSLFRRYMLADKTYWHIHGDCNNPSSINLGYEHYCGQLQGMRNYTVSGTNYTSKAVIKTPLIRRLAKGKQPNYQSWIDLFFTKDVYIFGLSLDYVESDLWWLLTYRARNKFYRKSAFIKNKIHYFIPLEYAETAKGKLTLLKANDVDVHVIKQKDKQLYYKEIISLLKHLA, encoded by the coding sequence ATGCCTGAATATGTTCTGCTCGTAGGAAATGACATCAATAATATTTCTCCCGGGAAAAGCTGGAACGAACTCCTGGAAGATATAAAAGCCCATTTCAACGTAGGATACATCCAAAATGAAGACAAACCTTTTCCTATGCTTTATGAGGAAATATTTTTGGGAGCTGTAGAAAATGGATCGGTTACAGAAGAAAAAAACCTGAAAACTTTCATTGCTGAAAACGTATCGAAAATTATAAGCAATGAATTTCATGAGGAAATTAGACAACTCCCTGTGTCGCATATCATGACCACCAATTACGAATTTGCTATTGAAGGTATAGTTCCCGAAAATAATAACAGCATTGTCAAAGAGACGACATATAGCTTATTTCGTCGATATATGCTCGCCGATAAAACTTATTGGCATATCCATGGCGACTGCAATAATCCCAGTTCGATAAACCTTGGATATGAACATTATTGTGGCCAGCTTCAGGGGATGCGTAACTACACGGTATCTGGAACAAACTATACTTCCAAAGCGGTTATAAAAACACCGCTCATTAGACGTTTAGCAAAAGGGAAACAACCTAATTATCAATCGTGGATAGATCTTTTCTTCACGAAAGACGTGTACATCTTCGGATTATCTCTGGATTATGTAGAATCTGATCTTTGGTGGCTGCTTACCTATCGTGCTAGGAATAAATTTTACAGAAAAAGTGCGTTTATAAAAAACAAGATCCATTACTTTATACCGCTAGAATATGCGGAAACCGCAAAGGGGAAACTAACACTCTTAAAAGCTAATGATGTAGACGTTCACGTTATTAAGCAAAAGGATAAACAGCTTTATTATAAAGAAATAATTAGCTTACTCAAACACCTGGCCTGA